One Penaeus vannamei isolate JL-2024 chromosome 38, ASM4276789v1, whole genome shotgun sequence genomic window, ggggtacagttggcgggaccatgtgtccaaccaacagttacaCCATAagattggcacaggacctattacctgcccAATCCAGGATCGCcagctcaggctatacggcctggctcacttcccacaggatgatcctgcccaccaagttgtctctgtatgagacagccctgggtggaggaggcctgtgggacaacctaggaagtcgtggcttaggcagatcgatcaaacctgttgtgaggaactcgagatgggccgagtccctgcctggcttgccatgagggaccccaaaaggaggaaacaaagggtggatgtggctatgcacccctgtcggcgttagccccctgatgatgatgattaattccatttgttacaatggatattctatACTGtaacatgctgtctgtttatttgcttctaaattaccatCCTGTGTGCAAGAGTTAAGGTACTGGATAAAAGTGTAGGGTAGATAGTTTGATTCCTTGTCCCTAGCTAGACCTATAAAAATCACAGCCTTTGTAAATCACTGAAATATAGAACATTAAAAATATCAATTGCAACAAGGGAATCTATGATTCCTCATGAAAATATCTTTGACACCCAATTCTTGTCTTCTATGACTTGCTCAAAATTTAAACCCAAAATTCCTGTTCACCACAATCACAGGCAATTTCATAATGTGAGACCAGTCCAATTCATTATGACTATGGAAGGCCTGTCAAAAACTGGTGGGTCCTTCAACTTATTCATCATGAACCCAATGGCAGCTGCTCTTGTAGGTCCTCCTCTGCCTGAGCCAATCACAGTCATTTTATCCCACCTCTACCTTCTTGTGAATGATATGAAGTCAGTTTAATTTTGAACATATTGTAAGAGCTTGGCCAGAAGAAATCATCATcgttacctacctacctacctccagAAGGAGTCAGTTAtctgaaccatttttttttttttttttttgccttattaTATGTTATAACTAGCTTCCTCTTTTCACAGGTCTGCTCTCACCAGTCAACAGGATTCTTACCAATATCCATTGCTCAGAAgttaaaaaagagatagaatatCTAAACAAATAAGAAGTCTGACAAAGTGCATGGTACAAAAAAAGGTATCAATCACCTTGATACCATAATTCTTTATGCTGTTCTGCTTTTTCAACATAATTATAGAGAATAGTGCATctaataagaaataaatgtaaatacatttagCATCAAAGCAGTTTAAATGTTTAAATAGGCTAAGTAggtattttccatatatatactgaGAAAATAAGCTATGAACTAAATGGCAGAGAGATCAATACGAATACAAGATGCTCAAAGGGATGTTCAACAAAGTAATTCAGGTCAACGCACCTGTGAAGACATGTTCTCTGTTGTGGCCTAGCTGGCCTCTGTTGCGGATCGAAACGcacaatgatatcatcatcatcatggcaaCATTCATGACAATACTTTGAAACAACAATGGCAATTCAAACCAGTGGCCAAACCTGGAAAgaaggtaatagtagtagtaacaacagttatagttataataataacaatggtaaaagtaatgacaataccaataatataattaaaataataataataatcataataacaacaataaaattcatgctaataataaaaccaaaacagGGACCTTTTCCTATCATACACAGTGCCATATGAAAACTTCAAAATTATATGATCTTGCTATACACCATAGCAAGGGAggagttattattatatctacatGTTATAGCAACTAAATAGCTATTATTAATTTTAAGCCTTTTTTAAGACAAGAGGATGAACCATCTCTAGTCAGAATATAAGAGGCACCAGTGATAAGAAGTATTTAATAACCTTAAggtgttattaccattaacaacACCATTATCTGAATTGTAGGACACAGACTATATGAGTCTGGGTCTTCTAAGTATGCAGATAATAGGGATCTACACTGGTCCTCCTAGCCTAGACTTCACTGTCTCTCTTCAGTCTCTTCCCGGGTCATATTAGGGTTGCTTATTCAGAGTGCCATATCATTCTGTTAGTTCTGAACAGGTAATCAGGACCACGTAATCTCAGCAGGTAATCTCAGAGCACCAGAGCTGACTTGATGATCATATTTCACAATGCATGTCTGTCAAATCTGTGCTGTTATTCCTAAAAGTACACAGGTCTTGTATGCATGCAGCATAGCAAAACTAACACAGCTTCAGTATATATGAACTAGAGTAGGCAGTGATAACCTGTCAGTGGTATCAAGGGGGAGTCATCGTTTGAATGATTCTTGTAATAGAGATCTAGTCAATGCTATCTCTAGATAATATCATAGTCACACTAAGAAAAATTGATCCTGACTTTGGGGCAGTTTCTAAGGATATGATGAAAAATGTTAAGAAAACACtctaatttagaaaaaaagaaaaaagaaatgaaaaacacacacaagaaaaaaatactcacCAGAATAGAATTCTCAAACTGTTAGCCAGAAGGAGTACAAGGCACACATACAGGGAGAAACCCTCAGGATTCTCAGACCGCCTGATATGCAGGTACTGGGGTATGTAGGGCACCACACCACCGAACATCATGGATAAGGAACAGATGGCACCAATGACCCATCCTAGGGTCTCGAACCAACTGTCCTCTAACATGTTGGCTGACCTGGAAAGATTAAGTGCTGGAATGTTTTGGCTGCTAGTTTTGGTGCCTTTCAAAGTACTTGGTATTGGAGAAGTAACATGGTTCATTGTTTGTTCTACATATccaatgcacacatatatacatacatatatacataaatgcacacatacatacacatcaatatCTCTATATCAGTATCCATATCAATCTACTTaaaaacctatctatctatcaaacaatcaatttatttatctatattgatttatttaaatatacacgtgtgtgtgtgtatgtgtatatatatatatatatatatatatatatatatatatatatatatttatatatatatatatatatacatatatacatatatatatatatatatatatatatatatatatatatatatatatatgtatatatatatatatatgtatatatatatatatgtttatatatatgtatatatatatgtatatatattatatatatatatatatatatatatatatatatgtatatatatatatatatatatatatgtatatatatatgtatatatatatgtatatatatatatatatatatatatatatatatatacatatatatatacatatatatatatatatatatatatatatatatatatatatatatatacatatatatatatatatatatatatatatatatatatatatatatatatatgtatatatatacataatagatatacatatatatatatatatatatatatatatatatatcttatatatatatatatatatatatatatatatatatatatatatatatatatatatatatatatatatatacatatatatgtatatatatatatatatatatatatatatctatatatatctatatatatatatatctatatttacacacagacacatacacacacacagacacacatatatatatatatatatatatatatatatatatatatatatatatatatatatatatatatagatataatacatatacacacacacatacacacacacatatatatatatatatatatatatatatatatatatatatatatatacacacacacacacatatacacacacacacacacacacacacacacacacacacacacacatatatatatatatacatatatatatatatatatatatatatatatatatatatatatatatatacacatgtatatacatacataaatatatgtatgcatacatacatatatatatatatatatatatatatagatatatatatatatcttatatacatatatatataaataagatatatatataagatatatatttatataagatatatatatataagatatatatatataagatatatatatatatatatatataagatatatatatataagatatatatatatatatatatatatatgtatatatataagatatatatatatataagatatatatatatataagatatatatatatatatatatatatatatatatatatatatatatatatatatatatataagatatatatatatataagatatatatatataagatatatatatatatatatataagatatatatatatatatatacatataagatatatatatatatataatatatatatatatatataatatatatatatatgtatatatatgtatatatatatatatatatatatatatatatatatatatatatatatgtgtatatatatgtgtatatatatcttatatatatatatatcttatatatatatatattatatatatatatatatatatatatatatatatatatgtatatatatatatatgtatatatatatatctatatatatgcatatatatatgtatatatatatataatatacatatatatatatatatatatatatatatatatatatatatatacatatatatatatatatatatatatttatatataatataatatacatacatatatatatatatatatatatatatatatatatatacatatatatatatatatatatatatatatatatatatatatatatatatatatatatatatatatatatatacacacacatacatatatacagggtacatactatatatacacaaacacaaatccatatacacataggctacacttatacaaacatacatacatataacatgagcatatacatacacatacacacacacacacacacacacacacacacacacacacacacacacacacacacacacacacacacacacacactcaaacatgtgcacacacacacacacacagacacacacacacacacagacacacacacacacacagacacacacacacacacagacacacacacacacacacacaatgtgtatacctgtacaTCAATTCATTTATAACTacttcaaatacaaaaaaaatagttgttttctttacagaaataaaaataataacatcaatatttcaacacaaaagaataaaaaaaatcccttagccttaaaggagaaaaagaaaagaaaaagaaaagaaaagaaaagaaaaaatctttggtAGTAATTCCATTTTTCATTCATCTTCAAAATTGCTTTCAATCAAGTAGATTAAATTTTCATCAAATACAATTGTATCTGAAtacctaatcattatcattttttctttttaacgttGCTCCCATCACCAATACACATCAATATAGGtataaaagaataatatataaacaaatgacaaaaatagaaagaaaagtgagagagagagagagagagagagagagagagagagagagagagagagagagagagagagagagagagagagagagggagggagagagagagagagagagagagagagagagagagagagagagagagagagagagagagagagagagagagaatgtgattgAAAAAGACAACAGAAACCCTAAACCGTCAAACAGGGTGTGGGTGGCATAACACATGCAAAAAAACTCTGATATGGACACTGCTACATGCCCCTTAACAGTGCTGTCGGTGCCTCTAATTCTTTACAAAACACATGTCACTATTTCATTTGTATAATTTTGGATGCTCTCACAGTTACCTCACAACGGGAAGTGTTCCGTCATTAAATGAACTTTCCGATGAGTCAATTAAATTATTCATTTtggtttgttcttctttttctcgctcttcttaTAATAACTGAActaatataattcttttttttttatgtcaaacAGTTATCAG contains:
- the LOC113806691 gene encoding solute carrier family 66 member 2 isoform X1 produces the protein MNNLIDSSESSFNDGTLPVVRSANMLEDSWFETLGWVIGAICSLSMMFGGVVPYIPQYLHIRRSENPEGFSLYVCLVLLLANSLRILFWFGHWFELPLLFQSIVMNVAMMMMISLCVSIRNRGQLGHNREHVFTDFDYDHFWEWTDFQSYVEFMLTFSTMGCLLMYVFIDSPLFVETIGFISVLTEALLAAPQFYRNFITKSTFGMSRQMVYMWFFGDTFKTLYFWFREAPMQFFVCGCLQICIDIAVLAQCFLYRKKNSHLIN